One genomic region from Parerythrobacter aestuarii encodes:
- a CDS encoding helix-turn-helix domain-containing protein gives MKRVAEAGGAALGLLHGGEADLTPRSRVAIDYFNPPEHLRPYITTLFHFRCDDDEIRDIQPADVGKLMLVLKGEGTAYFRDGRIEPIPRCSLQSPTSVAMPFQFVNGFHSVGAALTPLGWAALSNLSADEHGNQLFDAGEILGADVNEAADGLVEAYAAGEVESDAMIAEIARCIGDHVRKVPARHVALIETTVEWLGTSLDPQLDDLYARTTYSTRQAQRLVERYFGLNPRALKRKYRAVRAAAILSAPDIDEQQVIAVEEHFYDQSHLIREIGLFVGRTPSRLGGGDHPILNELLDLRNFRISERDAGDFDPGI, from the coding sequence ATGAAACGGGTGGCAGAGGCTGGAGGGGCAGCCTTGGGACTGTTGCACGGGGGTGAGGCCGATCTCACGCCCCGTTCGCGCGTTGCCATCGACTATTTCAACCCACCCGAACACCTGCGCCCTTATATCACCACGCTGTTCCATTTCCGCTGCGACGATGACGAGATCCGCGACATCCAGCCGGCTGATGTCGGCAAGCTGATGCTGGTCTTGAAGGGCGAAGGAACCGCCTATTTCCGCGATGGACGGATTGAGCCAATTCCGCGCTGCTCACTGCAATCGCCCACCAGCGTCGCCATGCCGTTCCAATTCGTGAACGGGTTTCATTCCGTCGGTGCGGCGCTCACGCCGCTTGGCTGGGCCGCGCTTAGCAATCTGTCTGCCGACGAGCATGGCAACCAGCTGTTCGATGCCGGCGAGATCCTCGGTGCCGATGTGAACGAAGCGGCGGATGGCCTGGTCGAAGCCTATGCGGCCGGAGAAGTCGAATCCGACGCAATGATCGCCGAGATAGCGCGCTGCATCGGCGATCATGTCCGCAAGGTACCGGCGCGGCATGTCGCTTTGATTGAAACCACTGTCGAATGGCTGGGCACTTCGCTCGATCCGCAGCTCGACGACCTCTATGCCCGCACGACCTACTCCACGCGCCAGGCCCAGCGACTGGTCGAGCGCTATTTCGGGCTCAACCCCCGCGCGCTGAAGCGCAAGTATCGGGCCGTGCGCGCTGCGGCGATCCTGTCGGCACCCGATATCGACGAGCAACAGGTGATAGCGGTCGAGGAGCACTTCTACGACCAGTCGCACCTGATTCGTGAAATCGGCCTGTTTGTCGGGCGAACACCGTCGCGGCTCGGGGGTGGAGACCACCCGATCCTCAACGAGCTGCTCGACCTGAGGAATTTTCGCATCAGCGAACGGGATGCCGGGGACTTCGACCCCGGCATTTGA
- a CDS encoding DUF885 domain-containing protein — protein MTIARFLTLSCASVALAACSQGYGDVASASSPPATAAAESPVQDINALFDSYDEAQLALSPLGKAYRGIRDEDYGRWGDFSAEGERKDYELLQRTAQDMRDRYDLASLSPDEALSWRLFDAMAKRSAMRWPFRNHDYIFDQMNGSQSRLPAFLINIHRVSDESQAADYVSRIEGMGKVLDTLTAESRSRADKGIMPPDWVYPYVISDIGNLLKPGESNAILDDFAAKVSSLDIADEAKMELVNASVEAWAGSAKPAFERLLAEMERQQAIAPTDDGIWRLPDGAAYYKALLANYTTTDLSADEIHAIGLREVERIHGEMRAIMQQVGFEGTLQEFFEHTRGGDQFFYTTREEYLADAQARLDAMEKKLPQYFGVLPKAPMVIKPVEAFREKSAGKAFYQSPAPDGSRPGTYYVNLYNLRDMSRNELEALAYHEGLPGHHLQRAIQTELGDVPPFRRFGGVTAYTEGWGLYSEELGKDMGFYTDPYSDFGRLGMELWRACRLVVDTGIHHKRWSREEAIQYLKDNTPNPDGDIRKAIERYIVYPGQATAYMIGKLKIMELRSRAQAELGEDFDIRAFHDTVLKSGPVPLSILEENVDAWIAGVKAQG, from the coding sequence ATGACGATCGCGCGCTTCCTAACCCTTTCCTGTGCTTCTGTTGCTCTTGCCGCCTGCTCGCAAGGCTATGGCGATGTTGCTTCCGCTAGCAGCCCGCCGGCCACCGCGGCTGCTGAAAGCCCGGTGCAGGATATCAACGCGCTGTTCGACAGCTATGACGAAGCACAGCTTGCGTTGTCGCCGCTGGGCAAGGCCTATCGCGGCATTCGCGACGAGGACTATGGTCGCTGGGGCGATTTCTCCGCTGAAGGCGAACGCAAGGACTATGAGTTGCTGCAGCGGACAGCGCAGGATATGCGCGACAGGTATGACCTGGCCTCGCTTTCGCCTGACGAGGCGCTGTCCTGGCGGCTGTTCGATGCAATGGCGAAGCGCAGTGCGATGCGCTGGCCATTCCGCAACCACGATTACATCTTCGACCAGATGAACGGCTCGCAGAGTCGTTTGCCCGCTTTCCTCATCAACATCCACCGCGTGTCTGACGAAAGCCAGGCGGCGGATTATGTCAGCCGCATCGAAGGCATGGGCAAGGTGCTCGACACGTTGACCGCTGAATCCCGCTCCCGCGCCGATAAGGGCATCATGCCGCCCGACTGGGTCTATCCTTATGTGATCTCCGACATCGGGAACCTGCTCAAACCGGGAGAGAGCAATGCCATTCTCGATGATTTCGCCGCCAAGGTATCCAGCTTGGATATTGCCGACGAAGCCAAGATGGAGCTGGTAAATGCTTCGGTCGAGGCATGGGCCGGTTCGGCCAAGCCCGCTTTCGAGCGCTTGCTGGCTGAAATGGAGCGACAGCAGGCTATTGCGCCAACCGATGACGGGATCTGGCGACTTCCCGATGGGGCAGCCTATTACAAGGCCCTGCTGGCCAACTATACGACTACCGATTTGAGCGCCGACGAAATCCACGCCATTGGCCTGCGCGAGGTCGAGCGCATCCACGGCGAGATGCGTGCCATCATGCAGCAAGTCGGCTTCGAGGGTACCCTTCAGGAGTTTTTCGAACACACAAGGGGCGGCGACCAGTTCTTCTACACGACGCGCGAAGAGTACCTCGCCGATGCGCAAGCGCGGCTGGACGCGATGGAAAAGAAGCTGCCGCAGTATTTCGGCGTCCTGCCCAAGGCGCCGATGGTGATCAAGCCGGTCGAGGCCTTCCGCGAGAAAAGCGCAGGGAAGGCGTTCTACCAGAGCCCGGCCCCGGATGGTTCGCGCCCGGGGACCTATTACGTCAATCTCTATAACCTGCGCGACATGTCCAGGAACGAGCTCGAAGCGCTCGCCTATCACGAGGGCTTGCCTGGCCACCATTTGCAGCGCGCGATCCAGACCGAACTTGGGGATGTGCCGCCTTTCCGCCGCTTTGGCGGGGTGACGGCCTATACCGAAGGCTGGGGCCTCTATTCCGAGGAGCTGGGCAAGGACATGGGCTTCTACACCGATCCCTATTCCGACTTCGGTCGACTGGGGATGGAGCTTTGGCGCGCCTGCAGGCTGGTCGTCGATACCGGCATCCACCACAAGCGCTGGAGCCGTGAAGAAGCTATCCAGTACCTGAAGGACAACACACCCAATCCCGACGGCGATATCCGCAAGGCAATCGAGCGCTACATCGTTTATCCCGGACAAGCGACCGCATACATGATCGGCAAGCTCAAGATCATGGAGTTGCGCAGCAGGGCGCAGGCTGAGCTGGGCGAGGATTTCGATATCCGCGCCTTCCACGACACCGTGCTCAAGAGCGGCCCGGTGCCGCTCTCGATCCTGGAAGAAAATGTCGATGCCTGGATTGCCGGGGTGAAGGCGCAGGGGTGA
- a CDS encoding AMP-dependent synthetase/ligase — protein MVQLSDIETAQNLVDLFLDRADAKGEQPFLGAKRDGAWVTQSWREVADQVCLMAESLRRLGLEDGDRVMLVSENRPEWCIADLAIMAAGCITVPAYTTNTQRDHIHILDNSGARAVIVSNEKLSDPLLPAIMHTGMADHVIAIDSIRSHQSAGAEQVHFWADLLQGDAAAARAAVKERLKGIGRGDAACIIYTSGTGGAPRGVIQHHGSILCNVYGAAEILANDFGLDDDERFLSFLPLSHAYEHTGGQFLPIGVGAQIFYSEGLEKLASNIEETRPSIMVVVPRLFEVLRTRIMKQVSKQGRLANYMMDRALSIEEHKTGGKSRKRDKPMDFVLERLLRPKIRQRFGGRIKAMVSGGAPLNPEVGNFFEAMGLTMLQGYGQTEAGPVISCNRPAAGLKMDTVGPPMKGVEVKIAEDGEILVRGELVMHGYWHNDAETRRTLVDGWLHTGDIGHLDEAGRIVITDRKKDMIVNDKGDNIAPQKVEGLLTLQPEIGQAMVAGDRRPYVVGLIVPDAEWALEWAKANGKKFDLKALQDTPEFRSAIRTAIDRVNQDLSVIEKVRGFAFADEAFTIDNEELTPKQSIRRHKIRERYQERLDGLYRG, from the coding sequence TTGGTGCAGCTGAGCGATATCGAGACGGCCCAGAACCTCGTCGACCTTTTCCTCGATCGGGCCGATGCCAAGGGTGAACAGCCTTTCCTCGGGGCCAAGCGCGACGGGGCCTGGGTCACGCAGAGCTGGCGCGAAGTCGCCGATCAGGTCTGTCTCATGGCGGAAAGCCTGAGGCGGCTGGGGTTGGAAGATGGCGACCGCGTGATGCTGGTCAGCGAGAACCGGCCCGAATGGTGCATCGCCGACCTTGCCATCATGGCGGCCGGCTGCATCACAGTCCCCGCCTACACCACCAATACCCAGCGCGACCACATTCATATCCTGGACAATTCGGGCGCACGGGCAGTGATCGTTTCGAACGAGAAGCTGTCCGATCCGCTGCTTCCGGCGATCATGCATACCGGCATGGCCGACCATGTCATCGCGATCGATTCGATCCGTTCTCATCAGTCCGCCGGGGCCGAGCAAGTCCACTTCTGGGCTGACCTGCTGCAGGGCGATGCAGCTGCTGCGCGGGCAGCAGTGAAGGAACGGCTGAAGGGCATCGGCCGTGGGGATGCCGCCTGCATAATCTACACCAGTGGCACCGGCGGCGCACCGCGCGGGGTGATTCAGCACCATGGCTCGATCCTGTGCAATGTGTACGGCGCAGCGGAAATCCTCGCCAATGACTTCGGGCTCGACGACGACGAGCGTTTCCTCTCCTTCCTGCCGTTGAGCCATGCCTATGAGCACACCGGTGGCCAGTTCCTCCCCATCGGGGTGGGCGCACAGATCTTCTACTCAGAAGGGCTGGAAAAACTCGCCAGCAATATCGAAGAGACCCGGCCCTCCATCATGGTGGTGGTGCCGCGCCTGTTTGAAGTGCTGCGCACCCGCATCATGAAGCAAGTTTCCAAGCAAGGCCGGCTCGCCAATTACATGATGGACCGCGCGCTCAGCATCGAAGAACACAAGACCGGGGGCAAGAGCCGCAAGCGCGACAAGCCGATGGACTTCGTGCTGGAGCGGCTGCTGCGGCCCAAGATCCGCCAGCGCTTCGGTGGGCGGATCAAAGCCATGGTCAGCGGTGGTGCCCCGCTAAACCCCGAAGTCGGCAATTTCTTCGAGGCCATGGGGCTGACCATGCTGCAGGGCTATGGCCAGACCGAGGCCGGGCCGGTGATCAGCTGCAACCGGCCGGCGGCGGGCCTCAAGATGGACACGGTCGGCCCGCCGATGAAAGGCGTGGAAGTGAAGATCGCCGAAGACGGCGAGATCCTCGTGCGTGGCGAGCTGGTGATGCACGGCTATTGGCACAATGATGCCGAGACCCGCCGCACGCTGGTAGATGGCTGGCTCCACACCGGCGACATCGGACACCTGGACGAAGCCGGGCGGATCGTCATCACCGACCGCAAGAAGGACATGATCGTCAACGACAAGGGCGACAATATCGCCCCGCAGAAGGTCGAAGGCCTGCTGACGCTGCAGCCGGAGATCGGGCAAGCGATGGTGGCGGGCGACCGGCGACCCTATGTCGTCGGGCTGATCGTGCCCGATGCCGAATGGGCGCTGGAATGGGCCAAGGCCAACGGCAAGAAGTTCGATCTCAAGGCACTACAGGACACGCCCGAATTCCGCAGCGCGATCCGCACCGCCATCGACCGGGTCAATCAGGACCTGTCCGTGATCGAAAAGGTTCGCGGCTTCGCCTTCGCCGACGAGGCCTTCACCATCGACAACGAGGAACTGACCCCCAAGCAATCGATCCGCCGCCACAAGATCCGCGAGCGGTATCAGGAACGGCTCGACGGGTTGTATCGGGGATGA
- a CDS encoding helix-turn-helix domain-containing protein: MESRFRFKFVAAPEDLAPYINTLFVFTTDEAQLDDVLPAYSAQLIAFGCGKARMQFDDDYVAESSQAFFVTPMQRAASFSMAGPVRACGVSLTAMGWAALARLPVDEFGHRKMDVVEVLGTEAAQAVADAGRSFSEGHRDAAQTCAAMAEIVRSSLTPLRPEQADFITATMEWLGTGFTPDLAVLVEKTGLSERQIQRLCRRFFGKPPTALVKRYRAIRAATMLSQPDLRESFRDEVMAAFFDQAHMIRDIRHFTGRTPRHLANGAANVTSDTLGPEGYGVVDLFGGTATN, translated from the coding sequence ATGGAAAGCAGGTTCCGCTTCAAGTTCGTCGCAGCGCCTGAAGACCTCGCTCCATATATCAATACGCTGTTCGTCTTCACCACGGACGAGGCACAGCTGGACGATGTCTTGCCGGCGTACTCGGCGCAGCTTATTGCGTTTGGTTGCGGGAAAGCGCGGATGCAGTTCGACGATGATTATGTCGCCGAATCAAGCCAAGCGTTCTTTGTCACACCGATGCAAAGAGCCGCTTCCTTCTCCATGGCGGGGCCGGTGCGTGCCTGCGGCGTTTCGCTGACAGCGATGGGCTGGGCCGCCCTTGCGCGCCTGCCGGTGGATGAGTTCGGTCACCGCAAGATGGACGTGGTCGAAGTGCTCGGCACAGAGGCTGCGCAAGCCGTCGCAGATGCTGGCCGATCGTTTTCCGAAGGACACCGTGATGCCGCACAAACCTGTGCCGCCATGGCCGAAATTGTGCGCTCTTCACTCACGCCACTGCGGCCCGAACAAGCCGATTTCATAACTGCAACGATGGAATGGCTGGGTACGGGCTTTACGCCCGATCTCGCAGTATTGGTCGAGAAGACGGGCTTGTCGGAGCGCCAGATCCAGCGCCTGTGCCGTCGTTTCTTCGGCAAACCTCCGACCGCGCTTGTAAAGCGGTACCGCGCCATTCGCGCTGCGACCATGCTGTCACAACCAGACTTGCGCGAGAGTTTTCGCGATGAAGTGATGGCAGCGTTCTTCGACCAGGCTCATATGATCCGCGACATCCGTCACTTCACCGGTCGAACCCCCAGGCACCTTGCCAATGGCGCGGCGAACGTGACCAGCGACACACTCGGCCCGGAGGGATATGGGGTAGTGGATCTGTTCGGCGGCACCGCTACGAATTAG
- a CDS encoding gamma-glutamyltransferase family protein, with protein MSPPRLLVLGLAATLAACAPAAQTIESAATAPTPATEAVESVQPFVIAANPLAAKAGMDVLERGGSAADAALAVQTMLSLVEPQSSGVGGGAFLNYYDAETGKITIYDGRETAPAQASRTMFLDNAGQPLDFRAAVTSGRATGVPGAMAALAMLHEEHGALPWDGLFAAAIKTAEDGFTISPRLGRFLQIPFPQLSQPDAAEYFGRPDGTLKQAGDLLKNPDYAEFLRRLSATGIDALLKGSTAAKIVEKTRAAPLGGTMAMTDLANYRPVKREPVCGPWQVYRVCAPPPPSSGAAMIELLSLLDRTDIAERSPDDPQAWYLFAEASRLAYADRDAYFGDGDFVDVPVAGLLDPAYLDARAALIGAKAAEAVEAGTPAGAKVAMIDMTREPAGTSHFIVRDRQGNVLSITTTVESIFGSGRMVDGFFLNNQLTDFSFNPLQPNGDAAPNAVAPGKRPRSSMVPLILLDADGEFAGAIGSAGGNSIPAYVGKTLVAAVYWGMPMQDALAQPNLIARGNRIGAETELFDPAIVAGLAERGIVLVPGQGEDSGVHGVLIRKGKIDGGYDPRREGVVLIGR; from the coding sequence ATGAGCCCGCCACGCCTGCTTGTCCTCGGCCTTGCTGCGACCCTCGCAGCATGCGCCCCCGCTGCCCAGACTATCGAATCGGCAGCCACCGCGCCCACGCCTGCAACAGAGGCGGTCGAATCCGTCCAGCCTTTCGTCATCGCGGCGAACCCGCTGGCGGCCAAGGCGGGCATGGACGTGCTCGAACGCGGCGGCAGCGCCGCCGATGCAGCACTGGCGGTGCAGACCATGCTGTCACTGGTCGAGCCGCAGAGCTCGGGCGTCGGGGGCGGCGCCTTCCTCAATTACTATGATGCCGAAACGGGCAAGATCACGATCTATGACGGGCGCGAGACGGCCCCGGCGCAGGCCAGCCGCACCATGTTCCTCGACAATGCCGGACAGCCGCTCGATTTCCGTGCTGCGGTGACCAGCGGCCGCGCCACTGGCGTGCCGGGTGCGATGGCGGCGCTAGCGATGCTGCACGAGGAGCACGGCGCGCTGCCGTGGGATGGGCTGTTCGCCGCCGCAATCAAGACGGCTGAGGACGGCTTCACCATTTCGCCGCGGCTTGGGCGGTTCCTGCAAATCCCGTTCCCGCAGCTGTCGCAACCCGATGCTGCGGAGTATTTCGGACGTCCCGACGGCACGCTTAAGCAGGCCGGGGACCTGCTGAAGAACCCTGACTATGCCGAATTCCTGCGCCGCCTTTCCGCCACCGGGATCGATGCGCTGCTGAAGGGCAGCACGGCCGCGAAGATCGTCGAGAAAACCCGTGCCGCGCCGCTGGGCGGCACCATGGCGATGACAGACCTCGCCAATTATCGCCCGGTCAAGCGCGAGCCTGTCTGCGGGCCGTGGCAGGTTTATCGAGTCTGTGCTCCGCCGCCGCCGTCGAGCGGAGCAGCGATGATCGAACTCCTGAGCCTGCTGGATCGCACCGATATCGCCGAGCGCAGCCCTGACGATCCACAGGCGTGGTACCTTTTCGCCGAAGCCAGTCGGCTCGCCTATGCCGACCGCGACGCCTACTTCGGCGATGGCGATTTTGTCGATGTGCCGGTCGCCGGCCTGCTCGACCCGGCCTATCTCGATGCCCGTGCGGCACTGATCGGCGCGAAAGCGGCGGAAGCCGTCGAGGCTGGAACGCCAGCGGGCGCGAAGGTCGCCATGATCGACATGACTCGCGAACCGGCGGGGACTTCGCATTTCATTGTCCGCGACCGTCAAGGCAATGTGCTGTCGATTACCACCACTGTGGAATCGATCTTCGGCAGCGGGCGGATGGTCGACGGATTCTTCCTCAACAACCAGCTGACCGATTTCTCGTTCAACCCGTTGCAGCCCAATGGCGACGCAGCGCCCAATGCAGTGGCACCCGGCAAACGCCCGCGCTCATCGATGGTGCCGCTGATCCTGCTCGATGCCGACGGCGAGTTCGCCGGGGCGATCGGCTCTGCCGGGGGCAATTCGATCCCGGCCTATGTCGGCAAGACGCTGGTCGCTGCGGTCTATTGGGGCATGCCGATGCAGGATGCGCTGGCCCAGCCCAACCTGATCGCACGGGGCAACCGGATCGGGGCGGAAACGGAATTGTTCGACCCGGCGATCGTGGCCGGCCTTGCCGAACGTGGAATCGTGCTGGTGCCTGGCCAGGGCGAGGATTCGGGCGTTCATGGCGTGCTGATCCGGAAGGGGAAAATCGACGGTGGCTACGATCCGCGCCGCGAAGGGGTGGTGCTGATCGGGCGTTAA
- the sufB gene encoding Fe-S cluster assembly protein SufB, with amino-acid sequence MSEDLELQDREAREAAAKAAEYEHGWSAEIETEFAEKGLSEDTVRFISAKKGEPEWMLEWRLKAFRLWQTMEEPDWAKLGYPAIDYQEAYYYAAPKKKEKLASLDELDPEIKAVYDKLGIPVAEQEVLAGVEGARKVAVDAVFDSVSVATTFREELKKAGVIFLSISEAIKEHPELVKKWLGKVVPQHDNFFATLNCAVFSDGTFVYIPEGVRCPMELSTYFRINAENTGQFERTLIVAEKGSYVSYLEGCTAPMRDENQLHAAVVELVALEDAEIKYSTVQNWYPGDANGKGGIYNFVTKRGLCQGARSKISWTQVETGSAVTWKYPSCVLNGEDSVGEFYSVAVTNNYQQADTGTKMIHNGRGSRSTIISKGISAGKSNNTYRGLVRVGPNADGVRNFTQCDSLLLGSTCGAHTVPYIEVKNPTAQIEHEATTSKISDDQLFYAIQRGLDEEEAVALIVNGFAKEVLKELPMEFAVEAQKLLAISLEGSVG; translated from the coding sequence ATGAGCGAAGATCTGGAACTGCAAGACCGCGAAGCGCGTGAAGCCGCTGCCAAGGCGGCCGAGTACGAGCACGGCTGGTCGGCGGAGATCGAGACCGAATTCGCCGAGAAGGGCCTGAGCGAAGACACCGTCCGTTTCATCAGCGCCAAGAAGGGCGAGCCCGAATGGATGCTCGAATGGCGGCTCAAGGCCTTCCGCCTGTGGCAGACCATGGAAGAGCCCGACTGGGCCAAGCTCGGCTATCCGGCGATCGATTACCAGGAAGCCTATTATTACGCCGCGCCGAAGAAGAAGGAGAAGCTCGCTTCGCTCGACGAGCTCGATCCCGAAATCAAGGCGGTCTACGACAAGCTCGGCATTCCCGTGGCGGAGCAGGAAGTGCTCGCGGGGGTCGAAGGCGCGCGCAAGGTCGCGGTCGATGCGGTGTTCGACTCGGTCAGCGTAGCTACCACCTTCCGCGAGGAGCTCAAGAAGGCAGGCGTCATCTTCCTGTCGATCAGCGAAGCAATCAAGGAACACCCCGAGCTGGTGAAGAAGTGGCTCGGCAAGGTCGTGCCGCAGCATGACAACTTCTTCGCCACATTGAACTGCGCTGTCTTTTCGGATGGCACATTCGTCTACATCCCCGAAGGCGTACGCTGCCCGATGGAGCTCTCCACCTATTTCCGCATCAATGCCGAGAACACCGGCCAGTTCGAACGCACGCTGATCGTGGCCGAGAAGGGCTCTTACGTCAGCTACCTCGAAGGCTGCACCGCGCCGATGCGCGACGAAAATCAGCTCCACGCCGCCGTGGTCGAGCTGGTCGCGCTGGAAGATGCCGAGATCAAATATTCGACCGTGCAGAACTGGTATCCCGGCGATGCGAACGGCAAGGGCGGGATCTACAATTTCGTCACCAAGCGCGGGCTGTGCCAGGGCGCGCGCAGCAAGATCAGCTGGACCCAGGTCGAAACCGGCTCGGCGGTGACGTGGAAATACCCGTCATGTGTCCTCAACGGCGAGGACAGCGTCGGCGAGTTCTACTCGGTCGCGGTGACCAACAATTACCAGCAGGCCGATACCGGCACCAAGATGATCCACAACGGGCGCGGCAGCCGCTCGACCATCATCTCCAAGGGCATCAGCGCGGGCAAGTCGAACAACACCTATCGCGGGCTCGTCCGCGTCGGGCCGAATGCCGATGGCGTGCGCAATTTCACTCAGTGCGACAGCCTGCTGCTCGGGTCGACATGCGGCGCGCACACCGTGCCCTATATCGAGGTGAAGAACCCGACCGCGCAGATCGAGCACGAGGCCACCACCAGCAAGATCAGCGACGACCAGCTCTTCTACGCCATACAGCGCGGACTGGACGAGGAAGAGGCCGTGGCGCTGATCGTCAACGGCTTCGCCAAGGAAGTGCTGAAAGAGCTGCCGATGGAGTTTGCCGTCGAGGCGCAGAAGCTGCTGGCGATCTCGCTCGAGGGGTCGGTTGGATGA
- a CDS encoding quinone-dependent dihydroorotate dehydrogenase yields the protein MLFPLLKPAIHALDPERAHRISIEALKLAPLPSLAATDKALVSEVAGIRFPNPVGVAAGYDKDAEVPDKLLKLGFGFVEVGSITPKPQQGNPKPRLFRLSEDKAVINRMGFNNAGAAAAEERLAHRRGRGVLGINIGANKDSADRVADYVEMTRRMAPYATYLTANISSPNTPGLRALQDEDALTALLDAIMEARGADGPPVFLKVAPDLEPADIDAIARIGIDKGLGALIVSNTTISRPFLKSRDAGEAGGLSGAPLKSLALQRLRDFRSATGGALPLVGVGGIASADDAWERICAGAGLVQVYSAMVYRGPSLGRAITKGLARKLRAHGMASIAEAVGSESV from the coding sequence ATGCTATTTCCCTTGCTCAAACCCGCCATTCACGCGCTTGACCCCGAACGGGCGCATCGAATCTCTATCGAAGCCCTCAAGCTGGCGCCGCTGCCGTCGCTGGCGGCGACCGATAAAGCGTTGGTTTCGGAGGTAGCGGGGATACGCTTTCCCAACCCGGTCGGCGTCGCTGCGGGATATGACAAGGATGCCGAAGTTCCCGACAAGTTGCTCAAGCTCGGCTTCGGTTTTGTCGAAGTCGGCTCGATCACTCCCAAGCCGCAACAAGGGAATCCCAAGCCGCGCCTGTTCCGCTTGAGCGAGGACAAGGCTGTCATCAACCGCATGGGATTCAACAACGCCGGCGCCGCCGCGGCCGAAGAACGCCTCGCCCACCGTCGCGGGCGGGGGGTGCTGGGTATCAATATCGGTGCCAACAAGGATTCGGCCGATCGGGTCGCCGACTATGTCGAGATGACCCGGCGAATGGCCCCCTATGCCACCTATCTCACCGCCAATATTTCCAGCCCCAATACACCTGGCCTGCGCGCTCTGCAGGATGAAGATGCGCTGACCGCCCTGCTCGATGCGATCATGGAAGCGCGCGGTGCCGATGGCCCGCCTGTGTTCCTCAAGGTCGCGCCTGACCTCGAACCTGCAGACATCGATGCGATTGCCCGGATAGGGATCGACAAAGGGCTAGGCGCGCTCATCGTTTCGAACACCACAATCTCGCGGCCGTTCCTGAAATCGCGCGATGCCGGAGAGGCCGGCGGCTTGTCGGGTGCGCCGCTCAAATCCCTGGCGCTCCAGCGGTTGCGCGATTTCCGCTCGGCCACTGGCGGGGCACTGCCACTTGTCGGCGTCGGCGGTATCGCCAGTGCTGATGACGCTTGGGAACGCATTTGTGCCGGTGCTGGCCTGGTGCAGGTCTACTCGGCCATGGTCTACCGGGGACCTAGCCTCGGGCGAGCCATAACCAAAGGACTGGCGCGCAAACTGCGCGCGCATGGCATGGCGTCGATTGCCGAGGCAGTCGGGAGCGAGAGCGTTTAA
- a CDS encoding SUF system Fe-S cluster assembly regulator: MRLSNLADYAVVTMSHAARHCGGGRVSASELAAETGLPAPTVQKIVSKLTAAGLLRSVRGAGGGLQLARPAAAITVADIVEAVEGPIALTACVDGAECAVDHNCSVKPHWPVVNEALRGALAAIPLTQLAAEKEMA, from the coding sequence ATGCGCCTGTCCAACCTTGCCGATTATGCCGTCGTCACGATGAGCCACGCTGCCCGCCATTGCGGGGGCGGAAGGGTGTCGGCCTCTGAACTGGCGGCAGAAACGGGACTGCCTGCACCAACGGTGCAGAAAATCGTCAGCAAGCTCACTGCAGCGGGCCTGCTGCGCTCGGTCCGCGGTGCGGGCGGAGGCTTGCAGCTGGCCCGCCCGGCGGCGGCGATCACCGTCGCCGATATTGTCGAAGCAGTGGAAGGGCCGATCGCTCTGACCGCCTGTGTCGATGGGGCCGAGTGCGCGGTGGATCACAATTGCAGCGTCAAGCCGCACTGGCCGGTGGTGAATGAAGCGCTGCGCGGTGCGCTGGCGGCGATCCCGTTGACGCAGCTCGCGGCTGAGAAAGAAATGGCATGA
- a CDS encoding endonuclease domain-containing protein, with amino-acid sequence MTDRKTLQIREPSDSAEAPALKKKGRGWEISEKRLDALHDMARQMRREASPAHKALAKRFAEANMGPYAFKRFAVVGSAIVDFNCHKLGMAIIIDEPDQNDTVAKRRDKSLESVGIRVMRIKAEDILENMDAVLARITAGMRMRIGDKGEARRRHQRDSAPRRPSGDKREFRGRD; translated from the coding sequence ATGACCGACCGCAAGACCCTGCAGATCCGCGAACCCTCGGATTCCGCCGAAGCCCCCGCGCTCAAGAAGAAGGGCCGCGGGTGGGAGATTTCCGAGAAGCGGCTCGATGCGTTGCATGACATGGCGCGGCAGATGCGGCGCGAGGCTTCGCCGGCGCACAAGGCGCTCGCCAAGCGGTTTGCCGAGGCCAATATGGGGCCCTATGCCTTCAAGCGCTTCGCCGTGGTCGGCAGCGCGATTGTCGACTTCAACTGCCACAAGCTCGGCATGGCGATCATCATCGACGAGCCCGACCAGAACGACACCGTCGCCAAGCGCCGCGACAAGAGCCTGGAGAGTGTCGGCATCCGCGTGATGCGGATCAAGGCCGAGGACATCCTCGAGAACATGGACGCGGTGCTCGCCCGCATAACCGCCGGCATGCGCATGCGCATCGGCGACAAGGGCGAGGCCCGCCGCCGCCACCAGCGCGACAGCGCGCCGCGCCGCCCGTCCGGTGACAAGCGCGAATTCAGAGGGAGGGACTGA